In Alnus glutinosa chromosome 7, dhAlnGlut1.1, whole genome shotgun sequence, the sequence caattgaagcaggtttgttagaaatatctgaatgaatacaaagcatgcttttcaaattatcacttgagaaatttttcaagagatcctcagattcttttaatttattctcaagtgtatcaatgatgttaaatagtatggtattctcatatctcaaagagtcaattaaagcatgtgattcagataactgaacaatcaatgactctttttcttgcttcacctttttgagctcttttggagaaatataagtttatcaaattttgcaaaagctttagagagctcaatatcatgattttcttcagataactgagagaaatccatgataaaatgtgtaattaaaaaaatagaagttacaaagagatgaggatcacactcaggaaataaatccttaaaacggagtgtgcctgctctgataccaattgaaaaataaaattgacttctaaaaataaatagacaagtgtatgcaatagtgtgcaacaaaatatcacaatgcggaatttaaatgagacagatattttgttgacgaagtggaaactcagttaagagaaaaaccactttggggcagccaaacccaggatatccactattcagaagacaaagctagatacaagacagtaacactcacatacactcgatgcagtggtcgtaccttgatctctaacgtgtaacccaacacgaacgcttcctaaacagatctcctacctggtctcctacctgaaggggtcttcaatggaatcttttaccttagggccaaaccctaagatagacttcagatgtaacgtagcaacagcacacttgcaatggcttgagagacaaatCAGCTCCGATAGTCTTAcgaataactctctaagctctaatggaattcactaccgaattcttgcagttctcaatacccaggggcctctatttataggctgaggtgcagaatggacgactgctgtaatatgtatggacgccgtccggacggtgaacctaggttgtccggacggacaactgtacgaccagaattttcaagattttcgttgaaaatctttcctgtttaagagccgcatctGGACGGTAAGTCATAGTCGTCCagatggtcgcacgtccgctacaagtaacttccatataaggcttcgcacgtcaggaccatgggggatgaacgtccggacgactgaacttcaacacgcaatttccatatctgctatgcgcgcatccggaccatggtaggaagtcgttcggacggttgaagtcgaatcgacaatttccttaactgttgaacgtgcgtccggacagacgtccggacgatgatatttgaattgagattcttgccttatgtatgagcgtgtctggatgggaatccacgtcgtccggacggttaaagcaatcttcccttaaattgaacttggaaagaatctaaagctgatcgatcactgataggcatccggacgggctgctgagacgtccggacagatgcaagctagaacagaagcttttCAATACAGTGAAGGGTCTAGACGGAAAactacgtcgtccagacggatgatgcttggtctgactgggtGTCCGGGCGGTAaggcatgtcgtccggacagttgacagggaaccgaattcTTCTGACTGGTAAgtagtgcagaatcttctgacaacactctgaatagtggaatccctgttaaaagcatctttacatacaagtgattttgtcctaaacagaatgaagccaattacaacctaacaGGTCCAGCAAGTCAAAATTTCGAATAAAGAttacaataaacaaaaaaaaatgcccatCGTTTTCTATGAAGTATAAATAAGGTGTCGGGTGTCGGCATTTAGGTAGTGGGTACTTACATACAATATTCCTGGGGAAGAGAATCCTTGGCACGAGACCTATCCACAATCACCCTTCGCAAGAAACACACTTTTCAAGAATCACCTGAGTCCCTTCGAGAATCGCCCATCTCCTCCCGTCCGACAGTGTCGACCAACGTAGGTGAGGCGTGAGCAACGTGAACGGCGTGAGCTAATGAAGTAAACCCTaggatttgaaatttgaatctCTTATTTTTACCGAATGGCATAATCGTAATTTACGTATAATAAACCATATTTTATTTCAGATTTCTCAGTTAAAGGACCGAAGGCCATTTTCGAAATTTCAATCTGTGGGGAAAAGGGTAATCTTGGGTTTTTTGGTTAAATGAGTCACGTGATGCGCACGTGACTTGGTTTCCATCCAGTTAGATAGCCCAAgctgacggatggggccaaaatacAAGCGTCAGGTAATTTGGGGGGGCCGAaatccaagctttggtagtttgggatgCCATCAGGAGAatcgatggtagtttggggggctaaattgtttGAGAAAGAAAAGGTAGTAATACAAATACGAATCCAATTGATCCACTTAGGATGAAAGCCCAGTTTTTCCATGATAGATAGCAGAAAATCCCATTCCATCTCCATATCAATATTAACTGCCATTAGTCCACCATGTTCTCGTTTCGATTTAAGAGAGAGGAGCATCTCATGAGAGAGGATAGAATTATCTTGGATATGTCAACCTGGAATAAAAGCAGTTTGAAATGgagaaataaatttaaacaagaGAGGCTTAAGCCTATTAGCCAGAAGCTTTGAGATGATCTTGTAAATGATGTTGCAAAGACTAATAAGTTGGAAATGGTGAACCGCCGAAAGGCCCAGCCTCTTGGGGATTAAGGCGATGAAGGTGTGATTCTGTTCTCTTAGTAGTTGATTTGAAGTGAAAAAATTCCCAATAGCCCGAAGAACATTGGATTTTATGCAATCCCAAtgtttaacataaaataaagctCCCCATCAAGACCATGAGCTTTTTCACGACCCAAACTTAGCAAAGCTTCATAAATTTCAGCTTCTTCAGGGATGGAACATAAAATAGTGTTATCCAAGTCTGAGATAACAGGATGAAAGAGATCCAATAATTCAGAAGGGGATAGGGGATTTGTAGATGTAAACAGATGTTTGAAGTTAGTCACAAAACAATTACCAATATCCGTACGATCAGAAGCTACTCACCATTTGGGGTCTGGAGAAGAGAAATAGAGTTACAACGCCAACGAATCAAAGTACTAGTATGAAATAATCTAGTATTAAGATCAGAAGCAGTGAGTCATAACTCTCTTGACTTTGTTTTCCAGAGAGATTCTTCCTGTTTTAAATATTCATCTAATAATTCCAGAAGATGGAGCTCCATAGCCAAATTGGAATCCGAAGGTGACGCTTGTTGAACCTTGTCAAGCAGGGAGAGATTGCTATCTAGTTTACTTTTAATATTACCAAAATAATGTTTATTCCAGTATTTGATAGCCGCTTTAGTAATCTTTAACTTCTAAGTCAAACAGAAAGAAGGAGAGCCTGCAATAATCGCTAACCAAGCTTCATCAATAACGATACCACATGTAGGATCCTGAGTCCAAAAAGCCTCAAACCTAAAAGGCTGAGGAAGAGATTGGACTGGAAGGTTGGAATTAAGAAGCAAAAGACTGTGGTTAGAAGTGTGTGCTAGAAGATGAACAACCGAGTAAGATGGgaaaaaattaatccaattgCAATTTGCAATACCCCTGTCAAGACGCACCTTAATCAAACTAGAGCCCTGTCTGTGATTGGACCAAGTATAAGGATTTCTACATAATCCTAAATCAATCATTCCATAACCATCCATAAAATCAATAAACGGATTTGAAGAATAAGAGTCAAAAGGCCGACTACCCAATTTATCATCAGGCGAGATAATGGCATTAAAGTCCCCAATACAAACCCATGGATCATTATAAGAAGCCTCAAAATTATCCATTGCATTCCAAAATTCAACACATAAATTCTTGTAAGGAgggccatatacaaaagtaaGCAAGCATTTAATACAAGGATTATCTGAATAGTACCAAACACAGATTATATTACAAGAAACATAAAAACTGACAATATTAACATTTGTTTGTCAAGCAAACAAAAGACCTCCCTTAGAACCAGAGGGAGGAGCATGAACTATTAAAGAAAACCCCAGCTAACGCAAAATAGGGGTTGAAACTGAAGGTAAAGCTTTTgtttcaaacaaaaacaaaatattaggATTATGTTTCCTGATAAGAGCCCTAAGACTGTGAATTGTAGAGGCTTGGGCCAAACCCCTACAATTCTAGGACAAAGTGATCATATGTCTGAAGGGAGCATGGCCAAGCCAGCCGCCTCAATTTGTGCAGAAGTAGTAGCCACTGCATGAGAACCTGCATCCATCAAAATCAATTAAGTGACACTTCTTGATTTTTTAGCTGCCTTGTAAACTTTCCTTCCCAAAGTAGGTGACATAAGAACTGTTGGAAAGGCCATAGTTTCAACTCTGGCCGTAGGAGAAGACTCGGCAAAAGAAGAATGAACCACGGAAAACAGTACAAAATCCTTTACCAAAGGAGCTGTAGGAAAAATTGGTGTGGTTGGCGCCGGTGGAGAGTTCCTCAAGGCCGAAAGTGAGTGAGCAGCCAACAGCATCCTATCCTGGTAGCTACTAGAAGTGGCTAGCTTTTTTGAAGGAATAAGAAAAAGATCAAACACTTCCGAAACAGCCATCCTTTTCTGTCCACTGGTTTTACTCAACTCAGAGAGTGGAGATGGGTAGCCATCCTCTAGTTGAGATTTTCCTTTAGAGGTTGTTGCATGTCCTTTCTTTTGATATAGGTGATGACGAGTGGTTGACCGAGAGGAATTAGATGATAATTTGTGGGTTAGGGGGGCCGTGGGGTAGACTAGATTTGGAGGATTGGTGGTGTAAGTTTGAACTGGGGAAGGTGGCAAGGAGATAATAGGGTTAGTGTATTTGTGTGGAGGAGCATTTAAAGGGTTAGAATGGGAAACCGGGTGAGGAGCATGCATGGGTGAATTCATTGAACCAGCAGACATCATATGAGACAAAGGAGAAGAAGAGGGAGTGGATTGACTTACATGGATGCTTAGAGAGATGTGAGAGCTAGGAAGAGTCAAAGGTTCAGGAAGCACAAGAGACAGGCCGACAGAAGAGGGCCCTTGGTAGAAATGGAGGGTAGACGGGTCAAAGAGGGTCAAGCTCGAAGAAGAATGCCCCGTCACTTTAGTAAGTTGCTGAGCCAATTGCAAATGGCCGTATGGCTGTCCTGAGTAGTAGGTCCATGTTCCCTTAGTTTACACGTGGCTATTGAAGAAATTATATCaattcttttattataattatttatttatttatgctatttTCTTGGTTCGTATTTAATTCCTACTTCCTGCAttagtttgtttttatttttcatggttCTCAATTCTCATCATGAAGTGAGTCggtgttaaagtattttcaaaattaatatgtatataaatatttattttgtgtcttgggaatgatttaaaaggaaggtgtttaaaagcattaaatgaagatagtcccacatgggaaaaagagaaactgaagttggcatttataaggcccaacacactttaagcatttaaagtaatgcttaggTGTATACTCTTATGTGTATACTATAGTACGGTGCGAAGCACCGGACGCACACGCGCACGCGCGCATGGCAGTGGGCTGTAGGGCGCTAGTGGCGCTTTGATGGCGCACTTGGCACTTAGCATCGGAGCTCGGAGCAatctaatcatgacctttcaattttggatggtcatgatcaattgatctagtggtttaatctaaaccataggatgcttcttaggtagATCCAATGGTCGGATTTActggacaatcaaataaataaactgtaaggtcaaatcacatttgatctaatggttgagattaattaataacgatctaatggttattattaattaattatagacagttatttgatctgatggtcagatttaagtgtctgttgaaacagcagtttatgactgttatggaagcagttatggacggttagATTAgcaattatttaaatattatacagaAGTAACTGTTGTCCAGTTATCAGAAATATACAGAAATAACTGATGTACagtgtttaataaaagaaataataaaatttcttttatcttcaatgctttttttgataccttctgtattttaaaattaaaaagagtctctgtctgtctcttgatataatagaaaaatctaaGAGTGTTCGGGTTTAATTTTTAGTTAGTGCAAAACGAGattaaacaaacagaggtttctgggctccattgtatcctgaagaaatatttgctgtaaccttattgcatacctttctggtgggggcaaataatttcttaaggaaagcgacgttgtaacgcgccttaggagcatttcgtttttctgctTTCGATTATATTTTCTAACGGTCGGAGCAAGAGTAATCCTGTGGCTGTGGGAGAGGCATCCATACGAAACGTGACAATTGCCTGCAGCTTGGCAAGAGGATCAGTTCAGAGACAAATTCTGCAGAATGTGCGAATGAGGTGTTTTCTCAGATTTCTCAGTtctgttttctttctctcttttgcaACTTCAGCGACCAATAACTTTCTTCAAAGGGGGTCTTCTCTCTCAGTTGAAGCTGGTTCAGACCTCCTGACCTCCCCAGATAAGTCATTCACCTGTGGCTTCTATGAGGTGGGAGAAAATGCTTACTGCTTCTCAATTTGGTTCACGAATTCTAAGAACAGAACAGTTGTTTGGATGGCCAACCAAGACAAGCCAGTCAATGGCCGAGGCTCCAGAATCTCACTGAGGCGAGACGGCGCCATGGTCCTAACCGACGTTGACGGCTCGACCGTGTGGCAGACCAACACCACCGCCACTGATGTTCAAAGAGCTGAGCTTTTGGACTCTGGGAACCTTGCTCTAAAAAACCGATACGGTAAAATTCTGTGGCAAAGTTTTGATTTTCCTACAGATACACTTCTTCCTGACCAACCCTTTAAAAAGAGCAAGAAATTGGTTTCTACTTTAGGAAGAGGTTCCTATTATTCTGGTTATTTTAGTCTTTATTTTGATAACGATAATGTGTTGAGGTTGATGTATAACGGGCCTGATATATCCAGCTTGTATTGGCCTGATCCTGATTTTAATGTGTATCAAAATGGAAGAACAAATTATAATAATAGCAGAATCGCTGTTTTAGATGAAATGGGTACTTTTTCATCCAGCGACAAGTTTCAGTTCAGCGCTGCTGACATGGGTTCTGGAGTCAAAAGGAGGCTGACAATGGATTATGATGGAAACCTTAGACTTTATAGCCTTAACAGTTTGTCAGGATTGTGGGAGGTTTCATGGGAAGCTCTCACCGAACCGTGCAAAGTTCATGGGGTATGTGGGAGAAATGGGATTTGTGTTTATACACCGCAGGCCCAGTGCTCATGTCCTCCTGGCTATGAGGTCACCGATCCAAGTAATTGGAACAAAGGTTGCAAGCCTAAGTTCAATCAAACTTGCAGCCAAGCCAATGATGTGAAATTTCTGGAGCTTCCAAATGTAGATTTCTATGGATATGATCTCAATTACAGTCCAGAAAGTTCAATTGACCATTGCAGAAAACTCTGCTTAGAGGATTGCCGTTGTGAAGCATTTAGCTATAGGTTAACAGAACGGCTTTGTTTCACCAAAAATGCACTTTTTAATGGCATCAGGACTCCAAGTTTTCCAGGCAGTATATATCTAAAATTGCCAGCAAGTTTGGAAACCACAGAACCCAACAGTCTCAATGGCACCAATCCAATATGTGGGATCCGTGGATCTGAAATTGTGACAGGGTCTCCTACCGTGTACGTGTACAATTCAAAAATGCCGACATGGATTTATCTTTACTGGTTTGTTTCTGCAATCGGCGCAgttgaaattctcatctttgtATTGGGTTGGTGGCTCCTTTTTAGAGGACATGGCGCGTCAGGTTCACTGGAAGATGGGTACCGTGCGCTATCAAGCCAGTTCAGGAAATTCAGTTATGCTGAACTGAGGAAGGCAACCAAGAAGTTCAAGGAAGAGCTGGGAAGAGGAGCCTCTGGGGTTGTATATAAGGGTACTTTGGCGGATGAAAGGGTAGTGGCTGTGAAGAGATTGGGAGATGTTTATGAAGGGGAAGAAGTGTTTTGGGCAGAAATGAGTACTGTTGGGAGAATCAATCACACGAACCTTGTTAGAATGTGGGGATTCTGTTCAGAACGTGGACGCAGATTGCTGGTGTATGAGTATGTAGAGAATGGTTCATTGGACAGGCACTTATTGCCCCCAAATTTTCTTGGATGGAAAGAGAGGTTTAAAGTTGCATTAGGAACAGCTAAAGGTTTGGCCTATCTTCATCATGAGTGTCTAGAATGGGTTATCCATTGTGATGTGAAGCCTGAAAATATACTCCTGGACAGTGAATTTGAAGCAAAGATAGCAGATTTTGGGCTGGCAAAGTTGTCTCAAAGAGGAAGCCCCAGCTCAGGATTTTCTCGGATTCGAGGCACAAAAGGGTACATGGCTCCGGAATGGGCTTCGAGTCTTCCTATCACAGCAAAAGTTGATGTTTATAGTTATGGAGTTGTGATTTTGGAGATAGTGAAGGGGAttagattctcaagctgggTGGGAAACAGTAGTACTGAGGAGCAGGAACCGGAGTTGACAAGGTTTGTGAAGATggtgaaaaacaaaattcagtGCGGAGAAGAAGAGTCATGGATAGAGGATATAGTGGATCCAAGATTGGAAGGGCAGTTTAGCAGGAGGCAGGCAGCAACAATGGTTGAAATTGGTATTTCCTGTGTGGAGGAAGACAGAAGCAAAAGACCAGAAATGGCTTCGGTTCTCCAACTTCTACTGGAATGTGAAGATGATGCTAAACTTCATTTTCCTGAACAACATTTTCAGCAAGCTAGTACTGAGACACC encodes:
- the LOC133873687 gene encoding putative receptor protein kinase ZmPK1 yields the protein MRCFLRFLSSVFFLSFATSATNNFLQRGSSLSVEAGSDLLTSPDKSFTCGFYEVGENAYCFSIWFTNSKNRTVVWMANQDKPVNGRGSRISLRRDGAMVLTDVDGSTVWQTNTTATDVQRAELLDSGNLALKNRYGKILWQSFDFPTDTLLPDQPFKKSKKLVSTLGRGSYYSGYFSLYFDNDNVLRLMYNGPDISSLYWPDPDFNVYQNGRTNYNNSRIAVLDEMGTFSSSDKFQFSAADMGSGVKRRLTMDYDGNLRLYSLNSLSGLWEVSWEALTEPCKVHGVCGRNGICVYTPQAQCSCPPGYEVTDPSNWNKGCKPKFNQTCSQANDVKFLELPNVDFYGYDLNYSPESSIDHCRKLCLEDCRCEAFSYRLTERLCFTKNALFNGIRTPSFPGSIYLKLPASLETTEPNSLNGTNPICGIRGSEIVTGSPTVYVYNSKMPTWIYLYWFVSAIGAVEILIFVLGWWLLFRGHGASGSLEDGYRALSSQFRKFSYAELRKATKKFKEELGRGASGVVYKGTLADERVVAVKRLGDVYEGEEVFWAEMSTVGRINHTNLVRMWGFCSERGRRLLVYEYVENGSLDRHLLPPNFLGWKERFKVALGTAKGLAYLHHECLEWVIHCDVKPENILLDSEFEAKIADFGLAKLSQRGSPSSGFSRIRGTKGYMAPEWASSLPITAKVDVYSYGVVILEIVKGIRFSSWVGNSSTEEQEPELTRFVKMVKNKIQCGEEESWIEDIVDPRLEGQFSRRQAATMVEIGISCVEEDRSKRPEMASVLQLLLECEDDAKLHFPEQHFQQASTETPESENALNNTAFLP